From the genome of Nicotiana sylvestris chromosome 1, ASM39365v2, whole genome shotgun sequence:
tgatctAGAGACTCACTCCCCGCTATTGTTTTTAGAGAGACAGCAGTAGATGCAAGCGAGGATTCCGTTATTTAGAGTACATGTGTTGACAGTTTCTGGTGAGCCCCGCATTTATTTGTGTGGGAAAagattgttatttatttgttatagTCTCTTTCTCGAAtctcttagagtcgctccataatCAAATATTTTAGTGTCTCGAGTATTCTTCTTTATTATAAATTTATGTTGAGTATCGCTCATTCTTATCAAATTTGGAGATAAAGTGGTATTCTAGTTGTTAGTGGGTAGAATATTAAAGGTAGAtatttattttggttaattgataagGTCATTGTCATTGAATTgttattaggatgtttggttgctAACTGAGATAGGAAAAATTTTGGGATAGTCCaaaaaataggtgaaattctatccgattttctgtaaaataccAATGAGGCTTACTTGTGGGCACTTTCTCCTAGGTGCCGATCATAATCCTaagttgggtcgtgacatagaCACCATACAAGATGCCCAATCAACATCACAAAAGGCAGTGATATTCCCGGACTTGTTGCTACTCATCAGAAGTCCTAGGCCTGGCTGACTTTTCACATATTTAACCATTCTTAGTGCAGCGTCATAGTGTGACTCTTTTGGAGCGTGCATAAAATGACTCAATGTTTGGACTATAAAGGATATATCTTGTCGTGTGACTTTCCATCAATCTCTGATAGGATCTTCTGTCTTCCAGCTCTTTATCATTGTCCAAACTAGTGAGCTTCTGATTCTGCTCCAAAGGGGTTATAGTTGGCTTCCCCCCCCCATAAGTCACATTCTGATATTAATTCTAGAGTATATCTTCTCTGGTTCTTGAGTATGCCCTTGTATGATCTAGCAAATTGTATCCCTAAGAAATACTTCAACTTACCCAAGTCTTTCATTTTGAAGTTGTTATTAAGGATGTGATTTTCCTCTTGTATCAGCTTGATGTCACTACCAGTAATTtgcaaatcatcaacatacactaaTATTATGACAATGTGTGTGTCCTGCCTTTTAGTAAACAGAGAATAATCCAGCTTATTTTGAGTAAAACCTGAATTGATAAGAGTAGTGGTAAGCTTCAAGTTCTATTGTCAACTTGCTTGTTTGAGGCTATATAGTGATTTGAGGAGTCTGCAAACCTTATTCTCCCCTGGATACCAAATCTATATGGAAAGGACATGTAGACTTCCTCAAACAAGTCTCTCTGAAGGAAGGCATTGTAGATATCTATCTGGTAGAGTGGCCAACTATATTGAGCAGCCAAAGACACAACACATCTGACAATGACCATCTTCACTACATGAGAGAAAGTGTCATGGTAATCTATACCCTCCTATTGGTTAAAACCTTTAGCCACCAATCTGGCCTTATAACTCTCCACACTGCCATCTACTTTATACTTCACCTTGTACACCTACTTACATCTAATGGGTGTTTTACTTATAGGCAAATCGACCGCTTCCATGTATAATTGTCAATAAGGGCCTCAATTTCTAGCTTCATAGCCTGAAACCAGTTGTTATTCTTGGCAGCTTGCTCAAAAGAAGTAAGTTTAGTAATAGAGGATAGAGTTGTCAGGTATGCTTGatagaaagaagaaagagaagaataAGATAAAAAAGTAGAGATTGGATAAGGGGTGATAGAAAAGTGGACATAATCTGTGAGACATATGGGAGGTTTGGATATCCTAGTGGACTTTATCAAAGATGGTATTGGTACATGAGATGAGTGGGAACTGGAGGCATATGATAGGTCAGGAGATGCAAATTAAGAGATAGGGGAACAGATAAGTTAAGAGATGGTAAGGAATCACTGATGCTTTGCTCAGGAGGTTGAGGAACTGGACAGTTTGGAAAAGAATCATCTATGAATGGTAGTGAAGTAAAAAAAGAGGTAGATGGTTCAAGGGAGGTGGACTTGGGAAATCTGAAAGGAAATACTGACTCTCTAAAAGACACATCTCTACTAACAAAGAAGGAACCAGTGGTAATATTGTACAATTTGTTTCCTCTTTGAGTGTATGAATAGCCCATAAACACTGTTGGGATCACATTAGAAGAGAATTTGCCAGTAAAGTTGGGTTTGGTTGCATAGCATAAACAACCAAATGCTTTGAGATGTTGAACTGAATGAGGTGTACTATGGAAAGCCTCATAAGGAGATTTGTTAGAAAGAACTGAGGAAGGCAGTTTGTTATTAGGAATACAGCAGTGAGAATACGTTCACCCCAAAATTTTAGAGGTGCATAAGCTTGAAACTTGAGTGCCATTGCCATCTCAAGCAAGTGCTATGTTTTCTTTCAGCTACCCCATTCTATTGAGGAGTATGAACACATAAATTTTGATGCATCACTCCAAGAGAAGTAAAAAGAGTGGTACATTGAGAATTAAAAAATTCAAGTCCATTATATGATCTAATGGTCTTGATAGAAGCAGAAAACTGAGTTTTAATCAAAGTAAAgaaatttttgagtaaaacaaTGCATCACTTTTCCTTCTCATCAAATAAACCCAAGTCATTCTAGAATAGTCATCAACAATAGTGAAGAAATATCTATAACCATTGTAAGTACATTATCTATATGAACCCTACACATCTATATGTACAAGCTCAAAAGGAGAGACAGTTTTAGAAGTACTAGTAGGAAATGAAAACCTAGTTTGTCTTGCCAAAGGACAAAGTGTACAAGACAAAGACTCTTTTATGGGACAAGTGACTTTGTAAAAACAGATTTTTCTGAAGAACAGCAACTGGTGCATGACCAAATCTCTGGTGTCACATAGAAATTGATTAGATTGAGCAAAAGAGAAACAATGTTAAGAAGACACAGGGAAAACTGAAGCACTAGGAACAGATGCTTTGACAGGTGATAGCTTCTTGGTAAGTTGAAGTAAGTATAGACCATCCTTTTACTTACTAATCCCTTTTACCTTGCTAGTGCAAAGGTCGTGGAAGATGCAAAAATCAGGATAAAAACTCACACAACACTGCAGTTGTTTAGTTAGTTTTGAGATAGACAAAATGTTATATTTTAAAAGGGGAATATAGAGGACATTTGTTAGTTCATCATTAAACAGTGAAACTGAACCAACATGTGTAACAGAGGTCGCATGACCGTTTGGTAAATGAACTTTGCTAGATTAAGTGTAATTAGTTCAGGATTTAGTAGCATATTCAAGCTATAAACCATGTGATGTGTTGCCCCTATGTCAACCACCCATAGAATGGATTCAGTGCCTCAAGATAAACTAACACTAGAGCAATTAGATATACCAGCCATATTAGCAACTGATTCATGTGAGGGTATTGGTTTGTTGATCAGCTGTAGGATCTGTTGATACTGTTTAGGAGTGAAAGTAGGCATTGGCATATACTGAGTAGATGGCTGAGCAGAGATATTAGAGCCTGATGCAACTGAATGCCACAAGTAATTGGCAATGTTAACTGAAGGTCCTTTGTTGGTTCAAAATTGTTGTGGCCTCTCAAAACCTTTATTCTTGTTAGCCTTAAAATTGGGTGGATACCCAATAAATATGTAACAATTCTCCCTTTTGTGTCCTTTCATATTGCAATAATCACAGTACAATCTAGTTGGTTTCTTAAACCTGTCATTTTGCATAGCAGCAAGAGCTGTAGGGTCATTCAAGTCCAAATTTTATAATTACTGAACACATTGTGTTATCATATTGGGTTGCATTCGTTAGTTTTCGTCTTGTATGAGGATATAGTAGGCTTGGTTCTGTGATGGACTTGGAACTGTCATCAAAATCTGAGTGTGTGACTGTGCATATGTCTCATTTAAACCCATTAAAAATTGCATCAGCTTTTATTGTTCCATATGATCTGCATAAGCCTTTTCACTCCCAGGTAGTGGAAGTAATGAAAGGTATTCATCCCAAACATTACGTAACTTAGAGAAGTATTCAGATATAGTAGAAGTTTCCTGTGTCATTGTGTAGATTTCCCTATGTAACTGATAAACTCATGTaagatttcttttatcaaaacaCTCTTTCAAGTCCATCCAAACCTTATGAGCATTAGAAGAATACATCAATCCATTTCCTAGTTCCCTTGATATTGAATTGGCGATCCATGATAGGACAAAAGCATTGCACCTATCCAGTTCATATACTAGGTCTCCTCTGTAATGTTCCTTTCGAAAGCTACCATCAATAAACCCTAATTTATTTCCTGATAACAATGCAACCTTCATAGAATTACTCCATGCAATGTAATTTTCTATGCCAGTTAACCGTTGAGCGACTAGGATACAACCTAGAATATCATATGGATGTAGATACAGAGGATTCCTTGTGTGAATATCGGTGAATCCTTCGATTGGATCTCCAGTTGTAGGTGTCGAATCTTCAGTGTCAGTCGACATTTGCACAAAATTACCAGAAATGCTTAGGGCGATTTGCAACTACAGCTACAAGGAGCTTAGGGTTCCAGAAATTGAACTAACTCTgggattaaaaaaaaagaaaaacaaaaacttgTGAAGAAAGAAGAAGCTTCGGACAACACAACAATGACAGAAATTAGGGTTTGCTATGTTCGGAATATCATTCTCCTGTCATCGATTGTTCTCAATTGCTCATTCTTCATCTCAAAATTCTACCGATCGGTGGTTCTGATCCCatattaaaaggaaaaatgaagCTGGAGCTTGAGTCGGGTACAGAGAGAGAGTCTCAATTGTATTTCTTCAATCTTAATTACAATGTGTATGTACATgcctatttatactactccctAACTAGCTAACTTAACTATCTTCTAACATAGTCCTA
Proteins encoded in this window:
- the LOC138877321 gene encoding uncharacterized protein, with translation MSTDTEDSTPTTGDPIEGFTDIHTRNPLYLHPYDILGCILVAQRLTGIENYIAWSNSMKVALLSGNKLGFIDGSFRKEHYRGDLVYELDRCNAFVLSWIANSISRELGNGLMYSSNAHKVWMDLKECFDKRNLT